The Brevundimonas vesicularis genome includes the window CGCGATCACTTCAGGGCCAATGCGAAAAGCGCGGCCGCCGTGTCGCTAGCGGGCATGGCGGCGCCCTTCCTGGTCGCCGTAGCCATTGCGCCCTGGCTGGTCGCTGAGGGTCTGTTCGGGCAGGGCGTCCAGACCTGGCAGGCCATGCTGTTCATGGGCGCGGCCATCTCGATCACCGCTTTCCCCATGCTGGCGCGCATCATCCATGAGCGGGGCCTCAGCGGCACGCGGCTAGGGTCGTTGTCTCTGGCGGCCGGCGCCATCGACGACGCCGGCGCCTGGTGCGTCTTGGCCATCGTTTTGGCCAGCTTCGGCGCCGGGCCGATGCTGGCCGTGACGGCCATCGCGGGGGCGGCGCCTTCGCCCTGTTCATGCTGACGCTGGGACCGAAGCTGCTGGCGCCGCTGGGCCGGATCGTCGAGCGGGAAGGGCGGCTCAGCCCGACCGTGCTTGGGATCGTGCTGATCCTGTTCATGCTCAGCGCCTGGGCTATGGACGCAGTCGGCATCCATGCCGTCTTCGGCGGCTTCATCCTGGGCGTCGCCATGCCGCGCGGTCTCTTGAGTGACGAAGTCAAGCGTCAGCTGGAGCCGTTCGCCGTGCTGGTGCTGCTGCCGATGTTCTTCACCTTCTCGGGGCTGAACACCCAGCTGACCATGGTCAATAGCCTGGGGCTGCTAGCCGTGACCGTCGTTATCCTGCTGGGCTCCATCCTCGCCAAGGGCGGCGCCTGCTGGGCCGCCGCGCGCCTGACGGGTCAGGACAACGCCACGGCCATGGGCATCGGCGCCCTGATGAACGCGCGCGGCCTGATGGAGCTGATCATCATCAACATTGGCCTGCAAAAGGGCGTCATCGGCCCGGCCCTGTTCTCCATCCTGGTGCTGATGGCCATCATCACCACCCTGATGGCCTCCCCCCTGTTCGAATGGGTTTACGGCCGGAAAGCGAGGGCGCGGGGCGAGCTGGGCGGGTTGAACGAGTTTGATCCCGAATTGCCGGGTATCACGGAACGCCAGCAGGCTTAGGAATAAACGCCCGAACCATTTTGCGGGCTTTTGGAGGGAATATCGAGATGGCAGGACCGACGGGTGGCTCCGGCCCCGACATCGCGGGCGACGACCGCGTCAACATGGCCTTCATCGCCCTGATCGTGGCGGTCGCCACCATCGGCGGCTTCATGTTCGGCTACGATTCCGGTGTCATCAACGGCACCCAGGACGGGCTGGAGGCGGCCTTCAACCTGTCGGCCCTGGGAACCGGTTTCAACGTCGGCGCAATCCTCTTGGGCTGCGCCGTCGGCGCCTTTATCGCGGGACGTTTGGCCGACGCCATCGGCCGTCGCACGGTCATGCAGATCGCCGCCGCCCTGTTCATCGTCTCGGCCTTCTGGGCGGGCGCGGCAGACACTTCGGCCCACTTCATCATCGCCCGCTTCATCGGCGGCCTGGGCGTGGGCGCGGCCTCGGTCCTGTCGCCGGCCTATATCTCCGAAGTGACCCCGGCCTCGATCCGCGGCCGACTGTCGTCGGTGCAGCAGATCATGATCATCACCGGCCTGACCGGCGCCTTCGTGGCCAATTACGCCCTGGCCAAGACCGCCGGCGGATCGACGGCAGAGTTCTGGCTGGGCTTCCCCGCCTGGCGCTGGATGTTCTGGCTGCAGGTCATCCCCGCCGCCGTCTATCTGATCGCCCTCCTGGTCATCCCAGAAAGCCCGCGCTTTCTGGTCGTCAAGAAGAAGGACGCCCAGGCCGAGGCCGTGCTGTCCAAACTGTTCGGTGCGGGCGCCGGTGCGCGTAAGGTTCAGGAAATCCGCGCCTCGCTGGCGGCCGACCACAAGCCCAAGTTCGCCGATCTGCTGGACCCCGCGACCAAGAAGGTGCGCCCGATCGTCTGGGCCGGCTTGATCCTTGCCGTGTTCCAGCAACTCGTCGGTATCAACATCGTCTTCTACTACGGCGCGGTGCTGTGGCAGTCGGTCGGCTTCTCCGAGAACGACGCGCTGCAGATCAACATCCTGTCCGGCGTCCTGTCGATCGCCGCCTGCCTGGCCGCCATCGCCGTCATCGACAAGATCGGCAGAAAGCCTCTGCTGCTGATCGGTTCGGCCGGCATGTTTGTGACCCTGGCTGTCGTCGCCTGGTGCTTCTCCAAGGCCGCTCTGATCGACGGATCGCTGCACCTGGACGACCAGACCGGCCTGATCGCCCTGATTGCGGCCAATGCCTATGTGGTTTTCTTCAACTTCAGCTGGGGCCCGGTCATGTGGGTCATGCTGGGCGAGATGTTCCCCAACCAGATGCGCGGTTCGGCCCTGGCCGTCGCCGGCTTCGCCCAGTGGATCGCCAACTTCGCCATCTCGGTCAGCTTCCCGTGGATGGCCGCCACCCTCGGGCTGGTCTTCACCTATGGCTTCTACGCGGTCAGCGCCCTGATCTCCTTCTTCCTGGTCCAGGCCTGGGTGAAGGAAACGCGGGGTCGCGAACTGGAAGAGATGGCCTAGGCGTTTCACACGCTAGCTTCCGCCGTCCGAAGAACGGCGGAAGTCTTGGACTTGCGACGTCTCAATGGTCGTCGATGAAGGCGGCGACCCAGACCAGGGGCGCGTTCCAGTTGATGGCCACTTCGTTCAGGGAATAGGCGCTGATGTCGTCGGCCCAGCAGGTCTGGGCCGCGCATTTGCCGACAAGCGTCTTGGCCACATCATCAATCATGGCCTGATTGTTCGGCCCGCCCGACAGGGCGCCCGCCGGGGGTAGGGGATAGGCCGGGTCGGCCTGATGCGCCCAAAAGCGATGGTGCGGGTTCTGGACCGGACGATCGCCGTAGCCGGTCACATAGGACCGATCCATCGGATTGCGGCCCAGAACATAGTCCAGTGACCAGATCACCGCGTTGCGGAAATTCCAGTCGCCGGTGTAGTCGAAGGCGGAACCCAGGATCACCGCCCGGCTCATCAAGGCGCCGTTCGAGCCCCATTCGTATTTCTCGCCCGCGACCGGC containing:
- a CDS encoding cation:proton antiporter, with translation MLTLGPKLLAPLGRIVEREGRLSPTVLGIVLILFMLSAWAMDAVGIHAVFGGFILGVAMPRGLLSDEVKRQLEPFAVLVLLPMFFTFSGLNTQLTMVNSLGLLAVTVVILLGSILAKGGACWAAARLTGQDNATAMGIGALMNARGLMELIIINIGLQKGVIGPALFSILVLMAIITTLMASPLFEWVYGRKARARGELGGLNEFDPELPGITERQQA
- a CDS encoding sugar porter family MFS transporter, whose translation is MAGPTGGSGPDIAGDDRVNMAFIALIVAVATIGGFMFGYDSGVINGTQDGLEAAFNLSALGTGFNVGAILLGCAVGAFIAGRLADAIGRRTVMQIAAALFIVSAFWAGAADTSAHFIIARFIGGLGVGAASVLSPAYISEVTPASIRGRLSSVQQIMIITGLTGAFVANYALAKTAGGSTAEFWLGFPAWRWMFWLQVIPAAVYLIALLVIPESPRFLVVKKKDAQAEAVLSKLFGAGAGARKVQEIRASLAADHKPKFADLLDPATKKVRPIVWAGLILAVFQQLVGINIVFYYGAVLWQSVGFSENDALQINILSGVLSIAACLAAIAVIDKIGRKPLLLIGSAGMFVTLAVVAWCFSKAALIDGSLHLDDQTGLIALIAANAYVVFFNFSWGPVMWVMLGEMFPNQMRGSALAVAGFAQWIANFAISVSFPWMAATLGLVFTYGFYAVSALISFFLVQAWVKETRGRELEEMA
- a CDS encoding cation:proton antiporter, whose amino-acid sequence is MTNAELSVAFFLQMAIIIAACRIVGWLAKRYFGQPQVVGEMIAGVILGPSLFGLLAPDFQAALFPRESRSILFVGAQLGVGLYMFLIGLGFRRDHFRANAKSAAAVSLAGMAAPFLVAVAIAPWLVAEGLFGQGVQTWQAMLFMGAAISITAFPMLARIIHERGLSGTRLGSLSLAAGAIDDAGAWCVLAIVLASFGAGPMLAVTAIAGAAPSPCSC